In Bacteroidota bacterium, the DNA window ATGTTTTGTTGCTTTCGTAAAGGTCAGAAGATGAAAGAGATTTGAGTTGAAGAATGATAGATTTGATTTCGTTTAAGGTAATGCCTTGACCTGCGTATTGAGTTAACAGAAAGTTTTGCAAATCTTCTTCTATCAATACTTCTTCGGGCTTACGAGTTATCGTAATGCCTAAGTGGTGGGGAAATCCTTCTTGCCCCAACAACTCGGTAAACGCTTTCTCTAATTTTTCTTCGGTGAATTTCATTTGATGTAAAATTTGTCATCTGCCCATTTTGCAGGATTATTTATTATGTATTCCGATATGGTTTGATACGATTGTTCATTGCGAATGATATGTTCCCAATAATTGCGTTGCCATAATTTTTCATCAAAACCCAATAATCCCAATTGTTTGGTAACCGATGATTTATAACCACGAACAAGAGCCCCAATTGTTTGCGAAGGTGACCGTAGGGGCGTTTTGCAAACGCCCAAAATATCGGATACATTCAATTCGTTTGTCATTTGGGGCGAATGCAATTCGCCCCTACCGTACAACCGGATGATGCCGTGCATATGGTTGGGCATTATGATGAATTCGCCCAATTCGACATTCGGTCGTATTTCGGGGGTTTTTACCCATTCATCATTTGCAATTTGTCCATATTCATTCAATTTCATTTCCCCATCGACCACATCCCCAAAACGACAAATTCTATTCTGACAACAAATGGTAATAAAAAACAAACCCGCCTGCGAATAATCGTATCCTTTTAATCGGATAGACCTGCGGTGGTGGATATTGGGATTATATTTATTCATCATCATTAACCATTAACAATTTATCATTAACCATTATTCCACTGTCGCCAACTTAGAAAGCAACAATTCTTTCAGTTCCGTTAGCTTTTCGTTTTCTTTTCCGAGAATACCAATGTGACGATAAATTCTTAGAAAAGAATTGTTATACCTTTCTAAAGTTTCTGTATCAGGTATTGGTATCAATTGTTCTTTAAATAGATCATCTATTGCCAAGTTTTTTACTCCATTTGAGCTATTCTCGTATGTAAATAACACATTCGAGTTATACAAATGCACAATGCTTGAGAATAGAAAAATTGAAAAATTGTCTTTTGCCTTTATTACTCTACAAAAGTTCGAACAGATAATATCCTTATTCAAATATTCAAGATATTCAGATGTAAGTAAAACACTCCTACCAGTTGATTGAGTTGGACTTCCTCCTGAAATTTCAGTTACTATATCGAATGGTTCTAACTTGCGATTTATTAGATTTTTAGACAAAATAAACCGTGTAGGTAAATTTCCTATTTGCCCAATATTTGATGTAGGAATATCAGTTCCTCTTATGCAAAAAACTTCTTTATTGTAATTATCAATTGCGATATCCTTACCCCAATCTC includes these proteins:
- a CDS encoding restriction endonuclease subunit S, which translates into the protein MENYKIIRKNQFACSTMQVRRDKKMPVALLKDLDEAIISQAYPIFEVKDVKELLPEYLMMWFTRSEFDREACFHAVGGVRGSLEWEDFENLQLPIPHIDKQREIVKEYNTIQNRIALNQQLIQKLEETAQAIYREWFVEGIDFENLPEGWRVGQLEDIKLSTLGGDWGKDIAIDNYNKEVFCIRGTDIPTSNIGQIGNLPTRFILSKNLINRKLEPFDIVTEISGGSPTQSTGRSVLLTSEYLEYLNKDIICSNFCRVIKAKDNFSIFLFSSIVHLYNSNVLFTYENSSNGVKNLAIDDLFKEQLIPIPDTETLERYNNSFLRIYRHIGILGKENEKLTELKELLLSKLATVE